A single genomic interval of Buchnera aphidicola (Symydobius americanus) harbors:
- the purB gene encoding adenylosuccinate lyase, with protein sequence MNNFCLTAISPIDGRYHKNTSILKNIFSEYAFLKFRIKIEICWLKKLSSIPDVFQLPTFNENTNKILSDIIKNFDYEDAKKIKEIEKSTCHDVKAIEYFLSQKISVKLNDPTILNFIHFACTSDDINNLAYAVMLKKTRSKVLIPYWKKILLTIKDMAINFQNVTILSRTHGQPATPSTVGKEMLNFYYRLYRQYNQLKNIIILGKFNGTVGNYNAHMTAYPLINWSEISEEFVNSLGIDWNPCTTQIEPHDYISEIFSCICRFNTILINFNQDIWGYISLNYFKQKTKQNEIGSSIMPHKVNPIDFEKSEGNLGLSNSIMNHMIAKLPISRWQRDLTDSTILRNIGVTMGYSIIAYESLLIGLSKITVNFSELKNSLNDKWVLLAEPIQTMMRKYGISNGYEELKKITRGNYVDALIISQYIENLNIPDYEKDRLKKITPHNYIGDVINIIQKNQ encoded by the coding sequence ATGAATAATTTTTGTTTAACAGCTATTTCCCCTATAGATGGAAGGTATCATAAAAACACATCTATTTTAAAAAATATATTCAGTGAATATGCATTTTTAAAATTTAGAATAAAAATTGAAATTTGTTGGTTAAAAAAATTATCTTCTATACCTGATGTTTTTCAGTTACCTACTTTTAATGAAAATACAAATAAAATTTTATCCGATATAATAAAAAACTTTGATTACGAAGATGCAAAAAAAATTAAAGAAATTGAAAAATCTACTTGTCATGATGTAAAAGCTATTGAATATTTCTTAAGTCAAAAAATATCTGTTAAATTAAATGACCCAACTATTCTAAATTTTATTCATTTTGCTTGTACGTCTGATGACATTAATAATTTAGCTTATGCTGTCATGTTAAAAAAAACTCGAAGTAAAGTATTAATTCCTTACTGGAAAAAAATACTTTTAACTATTAAAGATATGGCAATAAATTTTCAAAATGTTACTATTTTATCTCGTACTCATGGACAACCGGCTACACCTTCAACTGTAGGTAAAGAGATGCTGAATTTTTATTATCGACTATATCGTCAATATAATCAACTCAAAAATATTATAATATTGGGAAAGTTTAATGGAACTGTAGGAAATTATAATGCCCATATGACAGCATATCCATTAATTAATTGGAGTGAAATTTCAGAAGAATTTGTTAACTCTTTAGGGATTGATTGGAATCCATGTACTACTCAAATTGAACCTCATGACTATATTTCAGAAATTTTTAGCTGTATATGTCGATTTAATACAATATTAATTAATTTTAATCAAGATATTTGGGGATATATTTCATTAAATTATTTTAAACAAAAAACAAAACAAAATGAAATTGGATCTTCTATTATGCCGCATAAAGTCAATCCAATTGATTTTGAGAAATCTGAAGGAAATTTAGGTCTATCGAATTCAATTATGAATCATATGATTGCTAAATTACCTATTTCAAGATGGCAACGTGACTTAACTGATTCAACAATATTACGAAATATTGGTGTGACTATGGGTTATTCAATTATTGCTTATGAATCATTATTAATTGGTTTAAGTAAAATTACAGTTAATTTTTCTGAATTAAAAAACTCTTTAAATGATAAATGGGTTTTATTAGCTGAACCTATCCAAACCATGATGAGAAAATATGGTATTTCAAACGGATACGAAGAATTAAAAAAAATCACTAGAGGAAATTATGTAGATGCTTTAATTATAAGTCAATATATTGAAAATTTAAATATTCCTGATTATGAAAAAGATAGATTAAAAAAGATTACCCCTCATAATTATATTGGAGATGTTATAAATATAATCCAAAAAAATCAGTAA
- a CDS encoding enoyl-ACP reductase, producing MELLKGKKILITGITNQRSISYGIAKSFFQQGATLAFTYLSKKNQKYIYNIAKEFNSNIVLKCNFLNDNNIKKLFINLLKYWKTFDGFIHSIAYASKNQFQKDYISSINYQNFNIAHNITSYSLVSMVKESKKYLNNHSSIVTLTYLGSKQAIPYYNVMGLAKASLESNVRYIANVIGRQKLRINAISVGPMKTISTYNIKNFNKILSYSAKYSPIHRLVTLEEVGNTAVFLSSNLSTGITGQVIYVDGGLSISMMNHTL from the coding sequence ATGGAATTATTAAAAGGTAAAAAAATATTAATTACAGGTATTACTAATCAACGATCTATTTCATATGGAATTGCTAAATCATTTTTTCAACAAGGTGCTACATTGGCATTCACTTATTTAAGTAAAAAAAATCAAAAATATATTTACAATATTGCAAAAGAATTTAATTCAAATATTGTTTTAAAGTGTAATTTTTTAAATGATAATAATATTAAAAAACTATTTATAAATTTGTTAAAATATTGGAAAACCTTTGATGGTTTTATTCATTCTATTGCATATGCTTCAAAAAATCAATTTCAAAAAGATTATATTTCATCTATTAATTATCAGAATTTTAATATTGCGCATAATATTACTTCATATAGTTTAGTATCTATGGTTAAAGAGTCTAAAAAATATTTAAATAATCATTCATCAATAGTTACATTAACTTATTTAGGCTCTAAACAAGCAATACCATATTATAACGTAATGGGTTTAGCAAAAGCTTCATTAGAATCTAATGTTCGTTATATAGCTAATGTAATTGGTCGTCAGAAGTTGAGAATTAATGCTATTTCTGTTGGTCCAATGAAAACTATTTCTACTTATAATATTAAAAACTTTAACAAAATATTATCTTATTCTGCTAAATATTCTCCTATTCATAGATTAGTAACATTAGAAGAGGTTGGAAATACAGCTGTTTTTTTATCTTCTAATTTATCTACTGGAATTACCGGTCAAGTAATTTATGTTGATGGAGGTTTAAGTATATCCATGATGAATCATACACTATAG
- a CDS encoding YchE family NAAT transporter, giving the protein MKYIILDFSIYLNFFIGLFALVNPIGMIPIFIGITGFLSDRERSKINIIANLAACTILIISLFIGGIILDVFGISVESFRIAGGFLIIGIAFSMINGTLMNDLNSIAKNSQLKYKNENISIIPLAMPLIAGPGSISTTIIWSTHHTSLDNMFFCSITMVLFFILCWLLFQIAPICIKILGKTGINILNKIMGLLLMSLGIEFIMTSLKVAFSNIF; this is encoded by the coding sequence GTGAAATATATTATTTTGGATTTTTCAATTTATTTAAATTTTTTTATAGGATTATTTGCTTTAGTAAATCCTATAGGTATGATTCCAATTTTTATAGGAATAACCGGTTTTCTTTCTGATAGAGAAAGAAGTAAAATTAATATTATTGCAAATCTTGCTGCTTGTACAATTTTAATTATTTCATTATTTATTGGTGGTATTATTCTAGATGTGTTTGGTATTTCTGTAGAATCTTTTCGGATTGCTGGTGGTTTTTTAATTATTGGAATTGCATTTTCGATGATTAATGGCACATTAATGAATGATTTAAATAGTATTGCAAAAAATAGTCAATTAAAATATAAAAATGAAAATATTAGTATTATCCCATTAGCTATGCCTTTAATTGCTGGACCCGGTTCTATTAGTACTACTATTATTTGGAGCACTCATCATACATCCTTAGATAATATGTTTTTTTGTAGTATAACCATGGTTTTATTTTTCATATTGTGTTGGTTATTATTTCAAATTGCTCCTATATGTATAAAAATTTTAGGAAAAACAGGTATTAATATATTAAATAAAATTATGGGTTTGTTATTAATGTCTTTGGGTATTGAATTTATTATGACCAGTTTAAAGGTGGCTTTTTCAAACATTTTTTAA
- the lipB gene encoding lipoyl(octanoyl) transferase LipB, with protein sequence MNKTPIIIRNLGLLPWKIVFDKMNYFVDTRNLKTIDEIWLVEHYPIFTTGQSEGKLKIDSIRNIPVMASNRGGKITYHGPGQQVIYFLLNLKNNHIDLRKLLLLIESILLNTLKSFLIFGSSNKTYPGIYVNQKKICSIGLRIKNGCCLHGCSINVNMNLTPFTYIKPCGLNNIKMTQINDIQHNITMSMTRKILIKSIQMIFNKNIFFLF encoded by the coding sequence TTGAATAAAACACCGATTATTATTCGTAATTTAGGATTATTACCCTGGAAAATAGTATTTGATAAAATGAATTATTTTGTAGATACTCGTAATTTAAAAACAATAGATGAAATTTGGTTGGTAGAACATTATCCAATATTTACAACAGGACAAAGTGAAGGTAAACTTAAAATAGATAGTATTAGAAATATTCCAGTAATGGCAAGCAATCGAGGAGGAAAAATTACATACCATGGTCCTGGCCAACAGGTAATATATTTTTTATTAAATTTAAAAAACAATCATATTGATCTTCGAAAATTATTATTGTTGATTGAAAGTATTCTGCTAAATACATTAAAATCTTTTTTAATTTTTGGATCTTCTAATAAAACATACCCTGGAATATATGTAAATCAAAAAAAAATTTGTTCTATTGGTTTAAGAATTAAAAATGGATGTTGTTTACATGGATGTTCCATAAATGTAAATATGAATTTAACTCCCTTTACTTACATTAAACCATGTGGTTTAAATAATATTAAAATGACACAAATAAATGATATTCAACATAATATAACTATGTCTATGACTAGAAAAATTCTTATTAAAAGTATTCAAATGATATTTAATAAAAATATATTTTTTTTATTTTAA
- the lipA gene encoding lipoyl synthase translates to MKDLHSIPKPNWIKIKLPIESSRINHVKKILKMNLLHSVCEEALCPNLHECFNNKTATFMILGNICTRKCPFCAISNGRPRLINSDEPKKLSNTVLQMGIKYVVITSVARDDLKDGGAIQFVNCIKNLRMQKNIQIEILVPDFRNSLEYSIDIISKYPPDIFNHNLESIPRLYNIVRPGGNYHHSLKLLNIFKNKNPGIPTKSGLMLGLGETDREVIKVLQDLRNNSVDMLTLGQYLRPSISHLPVKRYVTPLKFQYFQKKALSMGFSNAFCGPLVRSSYHAHFQTQ, encoded by the coding sequence ATGAAAGATTTACATTCCATTCCTAAACCAAATTGGATTAAAATAAAATTACCAATAGAATCATCTCGAATTAATCATGTTAAAAAAATATTAAAAATGAATTTATTACATTCAGTTTGTGAAGAGGCATTATGTCCCAATTTACATGAATGTTTTAATAACAAAACAGCAACTTTCATGATTTTAGGTAACATATGTACTCGTAAATGTCCTTTTTGTGCAATTTCAAATGGTCGACCTCGTTTAATAAATTCTGATGAACCAAAAAAATTATCAAATACTGTATTACAAATGGGAATTAAATATGTTGTTATTACTTCCGTTGCACGAGATGACTTAAAAGATGGAGGGGCAATACAATTTGTAAATTGTATTAAAAATTTAAGAATGCAAAAAAATATTCAAATTGAAATTTTAGTTCCTGATTTTCGAAATTCTTTAGAATATTCCATCGATATTATATCTAAATATCCTCCAGATATTTTTAATCATAATCTAGAAAGTATTCCAAGATTATATAATATTGTTCGACCTGGTGGAAATTACCATCATTCATTAAAATTATTGAATATTTTTAAAAATAAAAATCCAGGCATTCCCACTAAATCTGGTTTAATGTTAGGATTAGGAGAAACTGATAGGGAAGTTATAAAAGTATTACAAGATTTAAGAAATAATAGTGTTGATATGTTAACATTAGGACAATATTTAAGACCAAGTATTTCTCATTTGCCAGTTAAACGTTATGTAACCCCATTAAAATTTCAGTATTTTCAAAAAAAAGCATTATCTATGGGTTTTTCTAATGCATTTTGTGGTCCTTTAGTAAGATCTTCATATCATGCACATTTTCAAACTCAATAA
- the pyrF gene encoding orotidine-5'-phosphate decarboxylase, with the protein MSLEFSHVNYPIRSNIKIIIALDYSNKKSAMQLINFLDPSMFRVKIGQEMFIRFGIKFIEEIHNLGFKIFLDLKLYDIPNTIAKSIYALSNLNIWMLSIHACGGINMLKNAKIALNRFQSKKPLLIAITLLTSISESELKHLGITLSLSNYILKLAKLSCMAGLDGVVCSAKESNQIKRIFGDRFKTIVPGIRFSDHMLDDQKMIFFPQDIKKYNIDYLVVGRIITHSNNPIQALKKFLVYLK; encoded by the coding sequence ATGTCATTAGAATTTTCTCATGTAAATTATCCAATTCGATCTAATATTAAAATTATTATAGCATTAGATTATTCAAATAAAAAATCAGCGATGCAATTAATTAATTTTCTAGATCCAAGCATGTTTAGAGTTAAGATTGGACAGGAAATGTTTATTAGATTTGGAATAAAATTTATTGAAGAAATACATAATTTGGGGTTTAAAATTTTTTTAGATTTAAAATTATATGATATTCCTAATACTATTGCAAAATCAATTTATGCTCTTTCAAATTTAAATATATGGATGCTTAGTATTCATGCATGCGGTGGTATAAATATGTTAAAAAATGCTAAAATAGCATTAAATCGTTTTCAATCTAAAAAACCATTGTTAATCGCCATTACTCTACTGACTAGTATATCAGAATCAGAATTGAAACACCTTGGTATTACATTGTCGTTATCAAATTATATTTTAAAATTAGCAAAATTAAGTTGCATGGCTGGTTTGGACGGAGTAGTTTGTTCAGCAAAAGAATCAAATCAAATAAAAAGAATATTTGGAGATCGATTTAAAACAATTGTTCCAGGTATTCGATTTTCCGATCATATGTTAGATGATCAGAAGATGATATTTTTTCCTCAAGATATTAAGAAATATAATATTGATTATCTAGTGGTCGGGAGAATAATTACACATTCTAATAATCCTATTCAAGCATTAAAAAAATTTCTTGTTTATTTGAAATAA
- the ribA gene encoding GTP cyclohydrolase II has protein sequence MKIRRIQDAILPTPWGDFVIIGFEEKINNKNHIALTYGDISQKKPILVRIHSECLTGDALFSLRCDCGAQLKQALIKISKEGSGILIYHRQEGRNIGLLNKIRAYHLQDQGLDTVEANHKLGFSADERDFTICSDILKSMNINNIKLLTNNPLKMKILVNSGINIVERVDLITKKHSNNEKYLVTKIKKMGHLIPK, from the coding sequence ATGAAAATTCGACGTATACAAGATGCTATATTACCAACTCCCTGGGGAGATTTCGTTATTATAGGTTTTGAAGAAAAAATAAACAATAAAAATCATATTGCATTAACTTATGGAGATATTAGTCAAAAAAAACCTATTTTAGTTCGAATTCATTCAGAATGTTTAACTGGAGACGCTTTATTTAGTTTAAGATGCGATTGTGGGGCACAATTAAAACAAGCGTTAATAAAAATTTCAAAAGAAGGTTCTGGAATATTAATTTATCATAGACAAGAAGGTCGAAATATTGGTTTATTAAATAAAATTCGTGCGTATCATTTGCAAGATCAAGGCTTAGATACAGTAGAAGCTAACCATAAATTAGGATTTTCTGCAGATGAAAGAGATTTTACCATTTGTTCAGATATATTAAAATCTATGAATATAAATAATATTAAATTACTTACAAATAACCCGTTAAAAATGAAGATACTCGTTAATTCTGGTATTAATATTGTTGAACGGGTCGATTTAATTACCAAAAAACATTCTAATAATGAAAAATATTTAGTTACTAAAATAAAAAAAATGGGTCATTTAATTCCAAAATAA
- the cls gene encoding cardiolipin synthase → MNIVLNIISELYPIIYGLLIIISSLKILKQYRKTSEIINWLLMIYLLPILGLIIWFFIGKIYLNNRRKQIAKKVWSITESWMYDLKKIKYIFESKNSKVAKSLFKLCNYRQGILGVKSNEIRLLHNTTDVINTLIQDIKLAKKNIEMVFYIWNPGGIADDVAKALIYSAKKGIHCRLILDAAGSLKFFHSPWLNMMQQSGIKIVKSLKLNLLKMFFRRIDIRQHRKIILIDNYITYTGSMNLVDPYLFKKSYKIGQWIDLMIRIEGPLAITMGIVYSCDWEMETEKKILPKINKHKNLILKKKKCYPIIQAIPSGPGFPKNMIHRTLLVAIYSARKKITITTPYFIPSHELLNAICIVSKKGIEVNIIIPLYSDSFLVKWASKYFFNKLLDSGVNIYQFQKGLLHTKSILIDEQLSLIGTANLDMRSIWLNFEITLAIDNQLFAKQLKCIHNYYVSQSKLLDYKTWKVRSFWKKLIEKIFYLCSPLL, encoded by the coding sequence ATGAATATTGTTTTAAATATCATTTCTGAATTATATCCTATAATATATGGATTATTAATTATTATAAGTAGTCTAAAGATACTTAAACAATATCGAAAAACATCTGAAATAATTAATTGGCTATTAATGATTTACTTGCTTCCTATATTAGGATTAATAATATGGTTTTTTATAGGAAAAATATATTTAAATAATCGGCGAAAACAAATTGCTAAAAAAGTATGGTCAATAACTGAATCATGGATGTATGATCTAAAAAAAATAAAATATATTTTTGAATCTAAAAATAGTAAAGTAGCAAAATCATTATTTAAATTATGCAATTATCGACAGGGTATTTTGGGTGTAAAAAGTAATGAAATAAGATTATTGCATAATACTACTGATGTTATAAATACATTAATTCAAGATATTAAGTTAGCAAAAAAAAATATTGAAATGGTATTTTATATTTGGAATCCAGGCGGAATAGCAGATGATGTAGCCAAAGCATTAATCTATTCAGCAAAAAAAGGTATACATTGTAGATTAATTTTAGATGCTGCTGGAAGTTTAAAATTTTTTCATAGTCCCTGGCTAAATATGATGCAACAATCTGGAATAAAAATAGTAAAATCTTTAAAACTAAATTTATTAAAAATGTTTTTCCGAAGAATTGATATTAGACAACATCGAAAAATTATTTTAATTGATAACTATATTACATATACTGGAAGCATGAATCTAGTAGATCCATATTTATTTAAGAAATCTTATAAAATAGGACAATGGATTGATTTAATGATTCGCATAGAAGGTCCTTTAGCAATCACAATGGGTATTGTTTATTCATGCGATTGGGAGATGGAAACTGAAAAAAAAATTCTTCCAAAAATCAATAAACATAAAAATCTAATTTTAAAAAAAAAAAAATGCTACCCAATTATTCAAGCAATTCCCTCCGGACCGGGATTTCCAAAAAATATGATACATCGAACATTATTAGTTGCTATCTATTCTGCCCGTAAAAAAATCACTATAACTACACCATACTTCATTCCAAGTCATGAACTATTAAATGCAATTTGCATTGTTTCAAAAAAAGGAATAGAAGTAAATATTATAATTCCATTATATAGTGATTCTTTTTTAGTAAAATGGGCTAGTAAATATTTTTTTAATAAACTATTAGATTCCGGTGTAAATATTTATCAATTTCAAAAAGGATTATTACATACTAAAAGTATTTTGATTGATGAACAATTAAGTTTAATAGGTACTGCTAATTTAGACATGAGAAGTATCTGGTTAAATTTTGAAATTACTTTAGCAATTGACAATCAATTATTTGCAAAACAATTAAAGTGTATACATAATTATTACGTATCTCAATCAAAATTATTAGATTATAAAACATGGAAAGTGCGTTCATTTTGGAAAAAATTAATAGAAAAGATATTTTATTTATGTAGCCCGTTATTATAA
- the yciA gene encoding acyl-CoA thioester hydrolase YciA, with the protein MIDKNKNNKKKMVLRTLAMPANINVNGNIFGGWIMSQMDLGGAILAKEIAKGKVTTLKIENMIFLKKIIIGDLVSCYANCVSIGRTSMKVKVEMWIKKISSEPFGDYFKTAKATFIYVAIDQDGNPRSILNHSIS; encoded by the coding sequence ATGATAGATAAAAATAAAAACAATAAAAAAAAAATGGTTTTAAGAACATTAGCAATGCCAGCTAATATCAATGTAAATGGAAATATTTTTGGTGGTTGGATTATGTCTCAAATGGATTTAGGAGGAGCAATTTTAGCTAAAGAAATTGCAAAAGGAAAAGTAACTACATTAAAAATTGAAAACATGATTTTTTTAAAAAAAATTATAATAGGAGACTTAGTAAGTTGTTATGCTAATTGTGTTTCGATTGGAAGAACATCAATGAAAGTAAAAGTTGAAATGTGGATAAAAAAAATTTCTTCTGAACCCTTCGGTGATTATTTTAAAACTGCAAAAGCAACATTTATTTATGTTGCGATAGATCAAGATGGAAATCCTAGATCTATATTAAATCATTCAATATCCTAA
- the trpA gene encoding tryptophan synthase subunit alpha translates to MNRYQNMFHKLKSKKEGCLVPFLTIGDPSVESFLKIIDILIEEGIDAIELGIPFSDPLADGPIIQNANLRALKNGINIFKAFEIIQYIRKKYYTLPIGILVYANIIFHTKINMFYKLCKEIDIDSVLIPDIPIEEYFNFHKDIILDNISSIFICPPNANKILLKKISKIAKGYIYLLSRSGVTGHQDHINQPKINIIQQLKKYSTIPILQGFGIFHTSQILSSLSLGVDGIICGSVIIESIEKYQNNPEFMIQTIRKLIKKFKNATKNQLKY, encoded by the coding sequence ATGAATCGATATCAAAATATGTTTCATAAATTAAAATCTAAAAAAGAAGGATGTTTAGTACCATTTCTAACTATTGGAGACCCTTCTGTAGAATCATTTTTAAAAATTATCGATATTTTAATCGAAGAGGGAATAGATGCAATAGAATTAGGAATACCATTTTCAGATCCATTAGCTGATGGTCCAATTATACAAAATGCTAATTTAAGAGCATTAAAAAATGGAATAAATATATTTAAAGCTTTTGAAATTATTCAATATATACGAAAAAAATATTATACATTACCTATTGGTATATTAGTATATGCAAATATTATTTTTCATACAAAAATCAATATGTTTTATAAATTATGTAAAGAAATCGATATTGATTCAGTACTAATTCCGGATATTCCAATAGAAGAATATTTTAATTTTCATAAAGATATTATTTTAGATAATATATCATCTATTTTTATATGCCCCCCCAATGCGAACAAAATTTTATTAAAAAAAATATCTAAAATTGCAAAAGGTTATATTTATTTATTGTCAAGGTCTGGAGTAACAGGACATCAAGATCATATTAATCAACCTAAAATAAATATTATTCAACAATTAAAAAAATACAGTACAATCCCAATTTTACAAGGATTTGGAATTTTTCATACATCTCAAATATTATCTTCCTTATCTTTGGGTGTAGATGGAATAATTTGTGGTTCTGTTATTATTGAATCAATTGAAAAATATCAAAATAATCCTGAATTTATGATTCAAACAATTAGAAAATTAATTAAAAAATTTAAAAATGCAACAAAAAATCAACTAAAATATTGA
- the trpB gene encoding tryptophan synthase subunit beta: protein MTLLNPYFGNFGGMYVPQILIPILHDLEKKFIDSQNNQKFQTELLDLLENYAGRPTPLTLCKNITRGTNTQIYLKREDLLHGGAHKTNQVLGQALLAKNMKKKEVIAETGAGQHGVATAFACALLKLKCRIYMGEKDIIRQSANVVRMKLMGAKIISVKNGSSTLKDACNEALRDWSANYENSYYMLGTVAGPHPYPTIVREFQKIIGIETKNQILEKIGKLPDIILACVGGGSNAIGIFFDFINNKKVRLIGIEPGGKGIKTGKHGAPLKHGKTGIYFGMRSKIMQTTEGQIKNSWSISAGLDFPSVGPEHAWLNKIKRAEYHSVTDEEALFAFKDLCKYEGIIPALESSHAIAYAIKLMKQDPIKKQIIVINLSGRGDKDISTVEKYMFNNNQEKK from the coding sequence ATGACATTATTAAACCCTTATTTTGGTAATTTTGGTGGAATGTATGTTCCCCAAATTTTAATTCCTATACTACATGATTTAGAAAAAAAATTTATAGATTCACAAAATAATCAAAAATTTCAAACAGAACTTCTTGACTTATTAGAAAATTACGCAGGTCGACCAACTCCATTAACATTATGTAAAAATATTACACGGGGGACAAATACTCAAATTTATTTAAAAAGAGAAGATTTATTACATGGAGGTGCACATAAAACCAATCAAGTATTAGGACAAGCATTATTAGCTAAAAATATGAAAAAAAAAGAAGTTATTGCTGAAACTGGAGCTGGTCAACATGGAGTAGCTACTGCATTTGCATGTGCACTATTAAAGTTAAAATGTCGAATTTATATGGGAGAAAAAGATATTATAAGACAATCCGCAAATGTTGTACGAATGAAATTAATGGGAGCTAAAATTATATCAGTTAAAAACGGATCTTCTACTTTAAAAGATGCTTGTAATGAAGCATTACGGGATTGGTCTGCAAATTACGAGAATAGTTATTATATGTTAGGGACAGTAGCAGGGCCACACCCTTATCCAACTATAGTGAGAGAATTTCAAAAAATTATAGGAATAGAAACAAAAAATCAAATTTTAGAAAAAATAGGAAAATTACCAGATATTATTTTAGCATGTGTTGGGGGTGGATCAAATGCAATCGGAATATTTTTTGATTTTATTAATAATAAAAAAGTGAGATTAATAGGAATTGAACCTGGTGGGAAAGGAATAAAAACAGGAAAACATGGCGCACCACTCAAACATGGAAAAACTGGAATCTATTTTGGAATGAGATCAAAAATTATGCAAACTACAGAAGGTCAAATAAAAAATTCTTGGTCAATTTCTGCAGGTTTAGATTTTCCATCCGTAGGTCCAGAACATGCTTGGTTAAATAAAATAAAAAGAGCTGAATATCATTCAGTTACTGATGAAGAAGCATTATTTGCCTTTAAAGATTTATGTAAATATGAAGGAATTATTCCTGCTCTAGAATCATCACACGCTATAGCATATGCAATAAAACTTATGAAACAAGATCCTATCAAAAAACAAATTATTGTAATTAATTTATCTGGAAGGGGAGATAAAGATATATCTACAGTTGAAAAATATATGTTCAACAACAATCAGGAAAAAAAATGA